In Gossypium arboreum isolate Shixiya-1 chromosome 5, ASM2569848v2, whole genome shotgun sequence, a single genomic region encodes these proteins:
- the LOC108451799 gene encoding probable serine/threonine-protein kinase PBL2 → MGICWPKPAKCGHASSTNFSGGSKTHTPVSSNLNVDTSVSSNLKAFSYSDLKTAAKSFRSETLLGEGGFGCVFKGWLDENTLAPTKPGTGIVVAIKRLAAESFQGHKEWLAEVNYLGQLHHENLVKLIGYCAEDENRLLVYEFMPKGSLENHLFRKSVQPISWATRMHIARGVARGLSFLHSLNANVIYRDLKASNILLDSDYNAKLSDFGLARDGPTGDNTHVSTRVVGTQGYAAPEYVATGRLTPKSDVYSFGVVLLELLSGRRVMDDDRAGLSEETLVEWAKPFLSDNRKMLRIMDTRLGGQYSKKGAQVAAALALQCLHTDPKNRPSMADVRVSLERIHTTMDTPRTPPQQSPARLHSQGIKHMNSPHKARVPTANSR, encoded by the exons GTGGTTCAAAGACTCATACACCAGTTTCCAGCAATCTCAATGTTGATACATCTGTTTCTAGCAATCTCAAGGCTTTTAGCTATTCTGATCTTAAAACTGCCGCCAAAAGCTTCCGGTCGGAGACTCTTCTCGGAGAGGGAGGATTCGGATGCGTTTTCAAAGGTTGGCTTGATGAGAACACTTTGGCTCCTACCAAGCCCGGAACTGGAATTGTTGTAGCTATCAAAAGACTTGCGGCAGAAAGCTTTCAAGGCCACAAGGAATGGCTT GCAGAAGTTAACTATTTGGGTCAGCTTCACCATGAAAATCTTGTGAAGCTCATTGGCTATTGTGCAGAGGATGAGAATAGGCTTTTGGTTTATGAGTTTATGCCAAAGGGAAGTTTGGAGAATCATTTATTTAGAA AAAGTGTTCAACCGATTTCCTGGGCTACGCGGATGCACATTGCTAGGGGTGTCGCACGGGGATTGTCCTTTTTACATAGTTTAAATGCTAATGTGATCTACCGTGATTTAAAGGCTTCCAACATTCTTCTCGATTCG GACTACAATGCAAAGCTTTCAGATTTCGGCTTGGCAAGAGATGGTCCAACTGGCGATAACACTCATGTCTCAACCAGAGTTGTAGGCACTCAAGGTTATGCAGCCCCTGAATATGTAGCAACAG GTCGTCTGACCCCAAAGAGTGACGTGTACAGCTTCGGTGTTGTACTATTAGAATTACTTTCGGGACGACGGGTAATGGATGATGACCGAGCTGGTTTGTCGGAAGAAACACTGGTGGAGTGGGCAAAACCCTTCCTAAGTGACAATAGGAAAATGCTAAGGATTATGGATACAAGGTTGGGGGGACAGTACTCTAAGAAAGGAGCACAAGTAGCGGCTGCTCTCGCATTGCAGTGCTTACATACGGATCCGAAGAACAGGCCTTCCATGGCCGATGTTCGGGTTTCGTTAGAACGAATCCATACAACAATGGATACACCAAGAACACCACCTCAACAGTCACCAGCAAGGCTGCATTCTCAAGGGATTAAGCATATGAATAGCCCTCACAAGGCAAGAGTTCCAACTGCAAATTCACGTTGA